One segment of Clostridium botulinum DNA contains the following:
- the glcT gene encoding glucose PTS transporter transcription antiterminator GlcT: MTIILNKSEVVSKVFNNNIVLVDSSDKEKILFAKGIGFGKKPGHVIPENTEIEKVFTIENKENIKSLQGMIEKIDDEFFAVCEEAIYEISKQLNEELNEHIHIGLIDHLFFAVKRMKNNEQIENPFLIETETLYSEEFRLAKIVAERVSKYSNVFIPDGEVAFIALHIHSSLNNGKLSNTIKNTYLSSTIAEYVEDRLGIKINKRSLDYARFCTHIKFALQRIMDNTSVHNDLSRIIKKTYKESYSISQGIAKIIEEEFKVKVTKDEIAFLTIHVERFKASKIN; encoded by the coding sequence ATGACAATAATACTTAATAAAAGCGAAGTAGTGTCAAAGGTTTTTAACAATAATATAGTTTTAGTTGATTCATCTGATAAAGAAAAAATACTTTTTGCTAAAGGTATAGGATTTGGAAAAAAACCAGGTCATGTAATACCTGAAAATACAGAAATAGAAAAAGTATTTACAATAGAAAACAAAGAAAATATAAAAAGCCTTCAAGGTATGATAGAAAAAATTGATGATGAGTTCTTTGCTGTTTGTGAAGAAGCTATATATGAAATATCTAAACAATTGAATGAAGAACTAAATGAACATATACACATTGGGCTAATAGATCATTTATTTTTTGCTGTTAAAAGAATGAAAAATAATGAACAAATAGAAAACCCTTTTTTAATTGAAACAGAAACTTTATATTCAGAAGAGTTCAGATTGGCTAAAATAGTAGCAGAAAGAGTTTCTAAGTATTCAAATGTATTTATACCTGATGGTGAAGTTGCGTTTATAGCTCTTCATATACATTCTTCATTAAACAATGGTAAACTTTCTAATACAATAAAAAATACGTATTTAAGCAGTACTATAGCTGAATATGTTGAAGATAGATTAGGGATAAAGATCAATAAAAGATCTTTAGATTATGCAAGATTTTGTACTCATATTAAATTTGCACTTCAAAGAATAATGGATAATACAAGTGTTCATAACGATTTATCTAGAATCATAAAGAAGACTTACAAGGAATCATATTCGATATCACAAGGAATTGCTAAAATTATTGAAGAGGAATTTAAAGTTAAAGTTACAAAAGATGAAATTGCATTTTTAACTATTCATGTAGAAAGATTCAAAGCATCTAAAATCAATTAA
- a CDS encoding PTS transporter subunit EIIC, producing MLQYLQRIGKAIMLPIAALPIAGILLGVGGALLGISGLDNPPAVYEPLIAFVSIPAVTAILTVMKNIGDIIFGNLPILFAVGVAVGLAKKDKGTAALASVFGFIVMNQVISTLLALGVTQLGVLTPDSVGEYGTYITTNLGIFTLNMSVFGGIITGIITAILHDRFHEIQLPQILGFFSGSRFVPIITAVTMAVVGAILAFLWPVVQDGIGIVANGVRNAGFIGTFFYGVIERALIPFGLHHVFYTPFWFGSFVDGQILVNGTWQTVAGANTAYFAQLSSMTDLVGASADTMSTIVSGTTRFMAGKFPFMMFGLPAAAFAMYRAAAPSKRKTVGSLLLAAAITSLLTGITEPLEFTFIFVAPVLYGVHCILAGLSFMLMDIFNVFIGMTFSGGLIDFSLFGLLPAGAGVPTRWFMVLLIGAVYAVVYYFLFYFMITKLNLKTPGRDENEEETKLYTKADFQGKNGSAKSEIVEKAPAVLAALGGEENIVSVDACITRLRVEVKDKSKVDKVELKTLGAAGVMEVGNGIQAIFGAKADGYKNAINDILGIS from the coding sequence ATGCTTCAATATTTACAAAGAATAGGTAAAGCTATAATGCTACCAATCGCAGCTTTACCAATCGCAGGTATATTATTAGGAGTTGGTGGAGCGTTACTTGGAATCTCAGGATTAGATAATCCACCAGCAGTTTATGAACCACTTATAGCATTTGTTAGTATTCCAGCAGTTACAGCTATATTAACAGTAATGAAAAATATAGGTGATATTATTTTTGGAAACTTACCAATATTATTTGCAGTTGGTGTTGCAGTAGGTCTTGCTAAAAAAGATAAAGGTACAGCAGCATTAGCATCAGTATTTGGTTTCATAGTAATGAACCAAGTTATTTCAACATTATTAGCTTTAGGAGTTACTCAACTTGGAGTTCTTACTCCAGATAGTGTTGGTGAATATGGTACATATATTACAACTAATTTAGGTATATTCACATTAAATATGTCAGTATTTGGTGGTATTATTACAGGTATTATTACAGCAATATTACATGATAGATTCCATGAAATCCAATTACCACAAATATTAGGATTTTTCTCAGGATCAAGATTTGTTCCAATAATAACAGCAGTTACTATGGCAGTTGTAGGAGCTATATTAGCATTCTTATGGCCAGTAGTTCAAGATGGTATAGGAATAGTTGCAAATGGCGTTAGAAATGCAGGATTTATAGGAACATTCTTCTATGGAGTTATTGAAAGAGCATTAATTCCATTTGGATTACATCATGTATTCTATACTCCATTCTGGTTTGGATCATTTGTTGATGGTCAAATATTAGTTAATGGAACTTGGCAAACAGTAGCAGGCGCAAATACTGCATACTTTGCTCAATTATCAAGCATGACTGACTTAGTAGGTGCATCAGCAGATACTATGTCAACAATAGTTAGTGGAACTACAAGATTCATGGCAGGTAAATTCCCATTCATGATGTTTGGATTACCAGCAGCAGCTTTTGCTATGTATAGAGCAGCAGCTCCAAGTAAAAGAAAAACAGTTGGATCATTATTATTAGCAGCAGCTATTACCTCATTATTAACAGGTATTACTGAACCATTAGAATTCACATTTATATTCGTTGCTCCAGTACTATACGGAGTACACTGTATATTAGCAGGTTTATCATTCATGTTAATGGATATATTCAATGTATTCATAGGAATGACATTCTCAGGTGGATTGATTGACTTTAGTTTATTTGGATTACTTCCAGCAGGAGCAGGAGTTCCAACTAGATGGTTTATGGTTCTATTAATAGGAGCTGTTTATGCAGTAGTTTACTACTTCTTATTCTACTTCATGATTACTAAGCTTAACTTAAAAACTCCTGGTAGAGATGAAAATGAAGAAGAAACTAAATTATACACTAAAGCAGATTTCCAAGGTAAAAATGGAAGCGCTAAAAGTGAAATAGTTGAAAAAGCACCAGCTGTATTAGCAGCATTAGGTGGAGAAGAAAATATCGTAAGTGTTGACGCTTGTATAACAAGACTTAGAGTTGAAGTTAAAGATAAATCTAAAGTTGATAAAGTTGAATTAAAAACTTTAGGTGCAGCAGGTGTTATGGAAGTTGGTAATGGAATTCAAGCTATATTTGGAGCTAAAGCCGATGGATATAAAAACGCTATTAATGATATATTAGGTATTAGTTAA
- a CDS encoding GNAT family N-acetyltransferase, translating into MECNLKIKIEASKLSKNEYIIKDKSDITVGRFYIIELADTSKKCDIKLSFYKTCKYELLKEALIMILRAVFKDLNIFKVNIRAIEGIDVNSFFDLGFTLEGVFSNNEYHNGEFLDELSFGITRTEYNHKIKSSFIELKGENIVLRNLTHGNANDLLEYYIRNKDYLAPFEPTRDNSFYTLDGQRDILNENYRQFLNGNAIEVGIFKNDNFIGKIKVSNIVYGSFKNGIIGYSIDKLEQGHGYMKEAVNLFIDYLFTEEDLHRVEASALLENEKSKGVLKGCKFNELGINKKYLFINGQWKDHVTYYITKDEFYKK; encoded by the coding sequence ATGGAATGTAATTTGAAAATAAAAATAGAAGCAAGTAAGCTATCAAAGAATGAATATATAATTAAAGATAAAAGTGATATAACAGTTGGTAGATTTTATATAATAGAGCTTGCTGATACAAGTAAAAAGTGTGATATTAAGCTTAGTTTTTATAAGACATGTAAATATGAGTTGTTAAAAGAAGCATTAATTATGATCCTAAGAGCTGTATTTAAAGATTTAAATATATTTAAAGTTAATATTAGGGCTATAGAGGGAATTGATGTTAATTCCTTTTTTGATTTAGGATTTACTTTAGAGGGCGTATTCAGTAATAATGAATATCATAATGGTGAATTTTTAGATGAGTTATCATTTGGAATAACTCGTACTGAGTATAATCATAAAATAAAGTCTTCATTTATAGAATTGAAAGGCGAAAATATAGTATTAAGAAATTTAACTCATGGAAATGCAAATGATTTATTGGAGTATTATATAAGGAATAAAGATTATTTAGCACCATTTGAACCTACTAGAGATAATAGTTTTTATACATTAGATGGGCAAAGAGATATTTTGAATGAAAATTATAGACAGTTTTTAAACGGAAATGCTATTGAAGTGGGCATATTTAAGAATGATAATTTCATTGGAAAGATAAAGGTGTCTAATATAGTGTATGGGAGTTTTAAAAATGGAATAATAGGATATTCTATAGATAAGCTAGAACAAGGACATGGATATATGAAAGAGGCTGTTAATCTTTTTATAGATTATCTTTTTACAGAAGAGGATTTGCATAGGGTAGAAGCGTCAGCATTATTAGAAAATGAAAAGTCAAAGGGTGTATTAAAAGGTTGTAAATTTAATGAATTGGGTATAAATAAAAAATATTTATTTATTAATGGCCAATGGAAAGATCATGTTACTTATTATATTACTAAAGATGAGTTTTATAAGAAGTAA